In Labilibaculum sp. DW002, one DNA window encodes the following:
- a CDS encoding BT1926 family outer membrane beta-barrel protein, with amino-acid sequence MCRKIISLISLSLLLCTAVNAQGKMELLPKKGNLTVALVLGDNDVTDINPSVLPNYSIYNGSDSYYVSRLGSDDNFSVKEPASLTNMAGISLNYFLSDKISLNLFGSYGYKSTPGEEAYTGFSPLSDSNGSVIVGSEIPAIQGSPETVNHKLYMSAGADYHFKFNKDVRALRNTDFYLGGRFNFMYERLEKTQISWLEKENGDYEVNSGGGGVATATAIGLGGAVVGGVDYYFTQSLFIGLEVNVFNFMYQHTEIVKMPGVQGADQKTTFMNAISYPRLKIGFKIF; translated from the coding sequence ATGTGTAGAAAAATTATTTCTTTGATTTCCCTATCACTTTTATTGTGTACTGCTGTAAATGCTCAAGGTAAAATGGAATTGCTACCAAAAAAAGGCAACCTTACTGTTGCTTTGGTGTTGGGAGATAATGATGTTACTGATATAAATCCATCCGTACTACCTAATTATTCAATCTATAATGGTTCAGATAGTTATTATGTTTCGAGATTAGGTTCTGATGATAATTTCTCAGTAAAGGAGCCAGCATCATTAACAAATATGGCTGGTATTTCGTTAAATTACTTTTTGAGTGATAAGATTTCATTAAACCTGTTTGGTTCATATGGTTATAAATCTACACCTGGAGAAGAAGCTTATACTGGCTTTTCGCCATTGAGTGATTCAAATGGATCAGTTATAGTAGGATCTGAGATTCCTGCTATTCAGGGAAGCCCTGAAACAGTAAACCATAAACTTTACATGTCTGCAGGTGCCGATTATCATTTCAAGTTTAATAAAGATGTTAGAGCACTAAGAAATACTGATTTTTATTTAGGAGGCCGCTTTAACTTCATGTATGAACGTCTTGAGAAAACTCAGATTTCATGGTTGGAAAAGGAGAATGGTGATTATGAAGTGAATTCTGGTGGTGGCGGTGTCGCAACAGCAACAGCTATTGGTTTAGGTGGTGCTGTAGTTGGTGGAGTTGATTACTATTTTACCCAGTCCTTATTTATTGGTTTGGAAGTAAATGTATTTAATTTCATGTATCAACATACTGAAATTGTTAAAATGCCTGGAGTTCAAGGGGCAGATCAAAAAACAACTTTTATGAATGCTATTTCTTATCCAAGACTTAAGATTGGATTTAAAATCTTTTAA